From the Micromonospora lupini genome, one window contains:
- a CDS encoding sensor histidine kinase codes for MRDLALIFAAALAAALGVGLLGAVTLRLLRHRSITVHVCVLLTVTVAAVVAGVVVVARAMFLSPHDLQVVLLTVAAAAVVSLGVGWYFGRRLAAAAVWAAQARERERRLEKGRRDLVAWVSHDLRTPLAGLRAMAEALEDRVVDDPATVAEYHRRIRLQTDRMTRLVDDLFELSRINAGALRLTLSAVPLGEVVSDALAGTAPLARARRIRLVAAESGWPTVLASEPELARVVGNLLLNAVHYTPSDGTVRVDAGWESDAAWLAIADTCGGIPEDDLPRLFDVAFRGEPARTPRSGGEGSGGLGLAIVRGLIEAHGGRVDVQNVVGGCRFVVRLPTA; via the coding sequence ATGCGTGACCTGGCGCTGATCTTCGCGGCGGCGCTCGCGGCCGCGCTCGGCGTGGGCCTGCTTGGCGCGGTGACCCTGCGGCTGCTGCGCCACCGGTCGATCACCGTGCACGTGTGCGTCCTGCTCACCGTCACCGTGGCCGCCGTGGTGGCCGGGGTGGTGGTGGTCGCCCGGGCGATGTTCCTGTCTCCGCACGACCTCCAGGTAGTCCTGCTCACCGTCGCCGCGGCGGCGGTCGTGAGCCTCGGCGTCGGCTGGTACTTCGGGCGTCGACTGGCCGCGGCCGCGGTCTGGGCGGCCCAGGCCCGGGAGCGGGAACGGCGGCTCGAGAAGGGTCGCCGGGACCTGGTGGCGTGGGTGTCGCACGACCTGCGGACGCCGCTGGCCGGCCTGCGGGCGATGGCCGAGGCGCTTGAGGACCGGGTGGTCGACGACCCGGCGACGGTCGCCGAGTACCACAGGCGGATCCGCCTGCAGACCGACCGGATGACCCGGCTCGTCGACGACCTGTTCGAGCTGTCCCGGATCAACGCCGGGGCGCTGCGCCTGACACTGTCTGCGGTGCCGCTCGGCGAGGTGGTCTCCGACGCGTTGGCCGGCACCGCGCCGCTGGCCAGGGCCCGCCGCATCCGCCTGGTGGCCGCCGAGTCGGGCTGGCCCACGGTGCTGGCCAGCGAGCCCGAGCTGGCCCGGGTGGTGGGCAATCTGCTGCTCAACGCGGTGCACTACACGCCGAGCGACGGCACGGTGCGGGTGGACGCCGGATGGGAGAGCGACGCTGCCTGGCTGGCGATCGCCGACACCTGCGGCGGTATTCCCGAAGACGACTTGCCCCGACTGTTCGACGTGGCGTTCCGTGGTGAGCCGGCCCGTACGCCGCGCTCCGGCGGCGAGGGCTCCGGCGGGCTGGGGCTGGCGATCGTGCGCGGGCTGATCGAGGCGCACGGCGGCCGGGTGGACGTGCAGAACGTCGTCGGGGGCTGCCGGTTCGTGGTCCGCCTCCCGACAGCCTGA
- a CDS encoding class I SAM-dependent methyltransferase, producing the protein MAVRASSGPLTASAGTDPFAAALADRAARGRWLVHGDGVRSRLPVDRWHGPAEPAVAGLVERCAGPTLDLGCGPGRLTVALARAGRTAVGVDVSATAVRLTRARGAVAVHRDLFEPLPGEGRWAHAVLIDGNIGIGGEPVALLRRCRDLLAPGGTVLVELEPPGAGLWQGQARVAAEQRPGRLLLGPAFRWARLDARAVHPVADAAGLAVRDVFRRGRRWFGELTASR; encoded by the coding sequence GTGGCGGTGAGGGCGTCGTCCGGGCCGCTCACGGCGTCGGCGGGAACGGACCCGTTCGCCGCCGCGCTCGCCGACCGTGCGGCCCGGGGCCGGTGGCTGGTGCACGGCGACGGTGTCCGCAGCCGGCTGCCTGTGGACCGTTGGCACGGACCGGCCGAGCCGGCGGTCGCCGGGCTGGTCGAGCGGTGCGCCGGGCCGACACTCGACCTGGGATGCGGGCCGGGCCGGCTCACCGTGGCGCTGGCCCGGGCCGGACGGACGGCGGTCGGCGTGGACGTCTCCGCGACGGCGGTGCGGCTGACGCGGGCTCGGGGCGCGGTGGCGGTACACCGTGACCTGTTCGAACCGCTGCCCGGCGAGGGTCGGTGGGCGCACGCCGTGCTCATCGACGGCAACATCGGCATCGGTGGCGAGCCGGTCGCGCTGCTGCGCCGCTGCCGGGACCTGCTCGCCCCCGGCGGCACGGTGCTGGTGGAGCTGGAGCCGCCCGGCGCGGGGCTGTGGCAGGGCCAGGCCCGGGTGGCCGCCGAGCAGCGGCCCGGCCGTCTGCTGCTCGGTCCGGCGTTCCGCTGGGCCCGGCTGGACGCGCGCGCCGTGCACCCGGTCGCCGACGCCGCCGGGCTGGCGGTGCGGGACGTGTTCCGACGAGGGCGACGCTGGTTCGGCGAGCTGACAGCGAGCCGCTGA
- a CDS encoding TIGR04282 family arsenosugar biosynthesis glycosyltransferase, producing MTVLLVVAKAPVAGAVKTRLCPPATPAQAARIAAAALRDTLDAVRATPGVTPVLAWSGRLTEAEDSAALTAALAGWSVLDQRGVGLGDRLANAYAEVAAAYPGQPVLQIGMDTPQVTPTGLAAAVLRLRAADAVLGRARDGGWWSLGLRDPRHARVLRDVPMSTPDTGRDTWAALTGCGLRTAPLPVLRDVDEWSDALAVAVEVPEGRFARQVAAVRLALLPGGLR from the coding sequence GTGACCGTTCTGCTGGTGGTCGCCAAGGCGCCGGTCGCGGGGGCGGTGAAGACGCGGCTCTGCCCACCGGCCACGCCGGCGCAGGCTGCCCGCATCGCCGCCGCCGCGCTGCGCGACACCCTCGACGCCGTCCGCGCCACGCCCGGCGTCACACCGGTGCTGGCCTGGTCGGGTCGGCTGACCGAGGCGGAGGACTCCGCCGCGCTGACCGCCGCGCTTGCCGGCTGGTCGGTGCTCGACCAGCGTGGCGTCGGCCTGGGCGATCGGCTCGCCAACGCGTACGCCGAGGTCGCGGCGGCGTACCCGGGGCAGCCGGTGCTGCAGATCGGGATGGACACCCCGCAGGTCACGCCTACCGGGCTGGCCGCGGCGGTGCTGCGGCTGCGCGCCGCCGACGCGGTGCTCGGCCGGGCGCGTGACGGCGGCTGGTGGTCGCTCGGGCTGCGCGACCCCCGGCACGCCCGGGTGCTGCGCGACGTGCCGATGTCGACGCCCGACACCGGCCGTGACACGTGGGCGGCCCTGACCGGGTGCGGCCTGCGTACCGCGCCGCTGCCGGTGCTGCGCGACGTCGACGAGTGGTCCGACGCCCTCGCGGTGGCCGTCGAGGTGCCTGAGGGCCGGTTCGCCCGGCAGGTCGCGGCGGTCCGCCTCGCCCTGTTACCGGGAGGCCTGCGGTGA
- a CDS encoding glycosyltransferase family 2 protein codes for MPTEIDVVLPCLDEAAALPGVLTALPPGYRAIVVDNGSRDGSPEVAARHGARVVHEPRRGYGAAVHAGLEAANGDVVCVLDADGSFDPTELPALVAPVLAGTADLSVGRRRPVGAGVWPWHARVGTALVAALLRRRGVPLRDLSPIRVARREALLDLGVTDRAFGYPLELLIRAAAAGWRIHELDVTYAPRAAGTRSKVSGSVRGTLRATRDFAGVLRTMDGPR; via the coding sequence ATGCCGACTGAGATCGACGTGGTGCTGCCCTGCCTGGACGAAGCGGCCGCCCTGCCGGGCGTGCTCACCGCGCTGCCGCCCGGCTACCGGGCCATCGTGGTGGACAACGGCTCCCGGGACGGCTCACCCGAGGTGGCCGCCCGGCACGGTGCCCGGGTGGTGCACGAGCCCCGGCGCGGCTACGGCGCGGCCGTGCACGCCGGCCTGGAGGCCGCCAACGGAGACGTGGTGTGCGTCCTCGACGCCGACGGGTCGTTCGACCCCACCGAGCTGCCGGCCCTGGTCGCGCCGGTGCTGGCGGGCACTGCCGACCTCAGCGTGGGCCGTCGACGACCGGTCGGGGCCGGGGTGTGGCCCTGGCACGCCCGCGTCGGTACGGCGCTTGTCGCCGCCCTGCTGCGCCGTCGGGGCGTACCGCTGCGGGACCTCAGCCCGATCCGGGTGGCCCGCCGCGAGGCGCTGCTCGACCTCGGAGTCACCGACCGGGCCTTCGGCTACCCCCTCGAACTGCTGATCCGGGCCGCCGCCGCCGGTTGGCGGATCCACGAGTTGGACGTCACCTACGCGCCCCGGGCCGCCGGCACCCGGTCCAAGGTGTCCGGTTCGGTGCGCGGCACCCTGCGCGCGACCCGGGACTTCGCCGGCGTGCTGCGTACCATGGACGGCCCCCGGTGA
- a CDS encoding NAD-dependent epimerase/dehydratase family protein, with amino-acid sequence MRVLVTGAAGFIGSQVVDLLVEQGHEVVALDALLPQAHGGELPAWSRRHHVVRGDVRDGPLLNRLLTGVDVVCHQAAMVGHGLDPSDAPDYVTHNDYGTAVLLAALHRAGIGRLVLASSMVVYGEGRYACPEHATVRPAPRRSEDVTAGRYDPTCPHCGRGLDPVLVPEDAPLEPRSTYAASKLAQEHLAAAWARQTGGAVWALRYHNVYGPRMPRDTPYAGVASIFRSALAAGVAPRVLEDGRQRRDFVHVTDVARANLLALTSSAPPATLVPVNVCSGEPHTVGELAVTLAEAMGGPAPQVVGGARAADVRHVVADPRRAVELLGYTARVGFAEGVAGFATDPLREPAAVAG; translated from the coding sequence ATGCGCGTACTGGTCACCGGCGCGGCCGGGTTCATCGGGTCGCAGGTCGTCGACCTGCTCGTCGAGCAGGGCCACGAGGTGGTGGCGCTGGACGCGCTGCTGCCCCAGGCACACGGAGGCGAACTGCCCGCCTGGTCCCGCCGACACCACGTGGTCCGTGGCGACGTCCGCGACGGCCCCCTGCTGAACCGGCTGCTGACAGGTGTGGACGTGGTCTGTCACCAGGCGGCGATGGTCGGCCACGGCCTCGACCCGTCGGACGCCCCCGACTACGTCACGCACAACGACTACGGCACGGCGGTGCTGCTAGCGGCGCTGCACCGGGCGGGAATCGGGCGGTTGGTGCTGGCCAGCTCGATGGTGGTCTACGGCGAGGGGCGCTACGCCTGCCCCGAGCACGCCACTGTGCGTCCCGCGCCCCGCCGGTCCGAGGACGTGACGGCCGGCCGGTACGACCCGACCTGCCCCCACTGCGGCCGCGGACTCGACCCGGTGCTCGTGCCGGAGGACGCGCCGCTGGAACCCCGCAGCACGTACGCCGCGAGCAAGCTCGCCCAGGAACACCTGGCCGCCGCGTGGGCTCGGCAGACCGGCGGCGCGGTGTGGGCGCTGCGGTACCACAACGTCTACGGCCCCCGGATGCCCCGCGACACCCCGTACGCCGGAGTGGCGTCGATCTTCCGGTCGGCGCTGGCGGCCGGCGTGGCGCCCCGCGTGTTGGAGGACGGCCGGCAGCGGCGGGACTTCGTGCACGTCACCGACGTGGCGCGGGCCAACCTGCTGGCCCTCACCAGCAGCGCGCCGCCGGCCACGCTGGTGCCGGTGAACGTCTGCTCGGGCGAGCCGCACACGGTCGGAGAGTTGGCGGTCACCCTGGCCGAGGCGATGGGCGGGCCGGCCCCGCAGGTGGTGGGTGGGGCCCGCGCCGCCGACGTGCGGCACGTGGTCGCCGACCCCCGCCGCGCTGTGGAGCTGCTCGGCTACACGGCCCGGGTCGGCTTCGCCGAGGGCGTGGCCGGCTTCGCCACCGACCCGCTACGCGAACCAGCAGCCGTCGCGGGCTGA
- a CDS encoding molybdopterin-dependent oxidoreductase, which produces MPVSRPGPNGSGTRAPEADGYGAPRRLWRGLAQHRPPGVDAVERSWRSPLRGPWLTAVYGSVLLVALPLVIITGLLDYAAYGPQFDQAFPTNVGWLRLPAFDWPTRPSWLFRVTQGLHVTLGIVLVPVVLGKLWSVLPKLFDWPPARSLAQVLERLTLLLLVGGILFQIATGLLNIQYSYVFGFDFYTAHYFGAWIFTGAFVAHVIIKFPRLVTALRSRPLGAELRTPRDATRPEPPDPDGLVAVEPGPATVSRRGAVGLVGGGALLLAVLTVGQSLEGPLRRTALLLPRGRQPGTGPNGFPVNRTVAAAGIRPEQTDASWRLTLRGGGRTVTLDRQALLAMAQHTAALPISCVEGWSTRQTWTGVRLRDLAGLAGVADPASARVSSLEQGGLFRTAVLAANQVLDPDSLLALRVNGVDLAPDHGYPARVIVPALPGVHCTKWVAEIDFRVRADG; this is translated from the coding sequence GTGCCGGTAAGCAGACCCGGCCCGAACGGCAGCGGGACGAGGGCGCCGGAGGCGGACGGCTACGGGGCGCCGCGCCGGCTCTGGCGCGGGCTGGCGCAGCATCGTCCACCGGGTGTGGACGCCGTCGAACGGAGTTGGCGCAGCCCGTTGCGCGGCCCCTGGCTCACCGCCGTGTACGGGTCCGTGCTGCTGGTGGCCCTGCCCCTGGTGATCATTACCGGGCTGCTCGACTACGCCGCCTACGGCCCGCAGTTCGACCAGGCGTTTCCGACGAACGTGGGCTGGCTGCGGCTGCCCGCCTTCGACTGGCCGACTCGGCCGTCGTGGCTGTTCCGGGTCACCCAGGGGCTGCACGTGACGCTCGGCATCGTGCTCGTCCCGGTGGTGCTGGGCAAGCTGTGGTCGGTGCTGCCGAAGCTGTTCGACTGGCCGCCGGCCCGCTCCCTCGCCCAGGTGCTGGAACGGCTCACCCTGCTGCTGCTGGTCGGCGGGATCCTGTTCCAGATCGCCACCGGCCTGCTCAACATCCAGTACTCGTACGTGTTCGGTTTCGACTTCTACACCGCCCACTACTTCGGGGCCTGGATCTTCACGGGCGCCTTCGTGGCGCACGTGATCATCAAGTTTCCCCGGTTGGTGACCGCGCTACGGTCCCGCCCCCTGGGCGCGGAGCTGCGGACCCCGCGCGACGCGACGCGACCCGAGCCGCCGGACCCGGACGGCCTGGTCGCCGTCGAGCCCGGTCCGGCCACGGTCAGCAGGCGCGGCGCGGTCGGCCTGGTCGGCGGCGGGGCGCTGCTGCTGGCCGTCCTCACCGTCGGGCAGAGCCTGGAGGGCCCGCTGCGGCGCACCGCGCTGCTGCTGCCCCGGGGGCGACAGCCCGGCACCGGGCCGAACGGCTTTCCGGTCAACCGCACAGTCGCGGCCGCCGGTATCCGCCCCGAACAGACCGACGCGAGCTGGCGGCTGACCCTGCGCGGCGGCGGCCGGACCGTGACCCTGGACCGACAGGCCCTGCTGGCCATGGCGCAGCACACCGCCGCGCTGCCCATCTCCTGCGTGGAGGGTTGGTCGACCCGGCAGACCTGGACCGGAGTCCGTCTTCGGGACCTGGCCGGGCTCGCCGGAGTCGCGGACCCGGCCTCGGCGCGGGTGTCGTCGCTGGAGCAGGGCGGCCTGTTCCGCACCGCGGTGCTCGCCGCCAACCAGGTCCTCGATCCGGATTCGCTGCTCGCCCTGCGGGTCAACGGCGTCGACCTCGCCCCCGACCACGGCTACCCGGCTCGGGTCATCGTGCCGGCCCTGCCCGGGGTGCACTGCACGAAGTGGGTCGCCGAGATCGACTTCCGGGTGCGGGCCGATGGTTGA
- a CDS encoding RibD family protein, translating into MSCRPASARPYVLLSCATSIDGYIDDASEQRLMLSNEDDLDRVDAVRASCDAILVGAATVRRDDPRLLVRSASRRAERTAHGRPASPTKVTLTARGDLDPTARFFTAGDSARLVYCASGALDKARERVGRVATVVDGGEPVDLDRVLADLSARGVRRLMVEGGGTVHAQFLTAGLADELHLVVAPFFVGDRRAPRFVGEGSFPWRPGRPARLAETRQIGDVVLLRYALSDRCRDG; encoded by the coding sequence GTGAGCTGCCGGCCGGCGTCGGCGCGGCCGTACGTGCTGCTGAGCTGCGCCACAAGTATCGACGGGTACATCGACGACGCCTCCGAGCAGCGGCTGATGCTGTCCAACGAGGACGACCTCGACCGTGTCGACGCGGTCCGGGCCAGCTGCGACGCGATCCTGGTCGGCGCCGCCACGGTCCGCCGCGACGATCCGCGACTGCTGGTGCGGTCCGCGTCGCGCCGGGCCGAGCGGACGGCACACGGCCGGCCCGCGTCGCCCACCAAGGTGACCCTGACGGCCCGGGGGGACCTCGACCCGACCGCCCGATTCTTCACCGCGGGTGACTCGGCAAGGCTTGTCTACTGCGCGAGCGGGGCGCTGGACAAGGCCCGGGAGCGGGTCGGTCGGGTGGCCACCGTGGTGGACGGGGGGGAACCCGTCGACCTCGATCGGGTCCTCGCCGACCTGTCGGCGCGGGGTGTGCGTCGGCTGATGGTGGAGGGAGGCGGGACGGTGCACGCCCAGTTCCTCACCGCCGGCCTCGCCGACGAGCTGCACCTGGTGGTCGCCCCGTTCTTCGTCGGCGACCGCCGGGCGCCGCGCTTCGTCGGCGAGGGGAGCTTCCCCTGGCGCCCGGGACGCCCCGCCCGGCTGGCCGAGACCCGCCAGATCGGCGACGTGGTGCTGCTCCGCTACGCGCTCTCCGACCGCTGCCGCGACGGCTGA
- a CDS encoding GTP cyclohydrolase II, giving the protein MPEALPVATVRTQVTVPLAFPDGYTTTVRVFTFKGLVDGREHLALGLGDWAGALDRLAAGGEPPLVRPHSECLTGDVFGSQRCDCGPQLREAVQRITETGGFLLYLRQEGRGIGLYAKLDAYALQDAGLDTYQANVALGRGEDERDYGAAAQMLTTLGVPRVRLLSSNPDKAEQLTRLGVDVVERVPTSIFLSPANAEYLAAKAAKAAQTEAAEPESESGRTPDRPVSR; this is encoded by the coding sequence ATGCCCGAAGCACTGCCGGTCGCCACGGTCCGTACGCAGGTCACGGTTCCGCTGGCGTTTCCCGACGGCTACACCACCACCGTCCGGGTGTTCACGTTCAAGGGCCTGGTGGACGGCCGGGAACACCTCGCTCTCGGCCTGGGTGACTGGGCCGGCGCGCTGGACCGGCTCGCCGCCGGCGGCGAGCCGCCGCTGGTCCGCCCGCACAGCGAGTGCCTCACCGGCGACGTGTTCGGCAGCCAGCGCTGCGACTGCGGGCCGCAACTGCGCGAGGCGGTGCAGCGGATCACCGAGACCGGCGGTTTCCTGCTCTACCTTCGCCAGGAGGGCCGGGGCATCGGCCTGTACGCCAAGCTCGACGCGTACGCCCTGCAGGACGCCGGGCTGGACACCTACCAGGCAAACGTGGCGCTGGGTCGGGGCGAGGACGAACGCGACTACGGCGCCGCCGCGCAGATGCTGACCACCCTCGGCGTGCCGCGCGTCCGCCTGCTCAGCAGCAACCCGGACAAGGCCGAGCAGTTGACCCGGCTGGGCGTGGACGTCGTCGAACGCGTACCCACAAGCATCTTCCTCTCCCCGGCCAACGCCGAGTACCTCGCCGCGAAGGCCGCCAAGGCGGCGCAGACCGAGGCGGCGGAGCCGGAGTCGGAGTCGGGTCGTACCCCCGACCGGCCCGTCTCCCGGTGA
- a CDS encoding lysylphosphatidylglycerol synthase transmembrane domain-containing protein — MLWAWARVVGGVGLLAVLLWQVGGGPFLDGVRLINAPALAAALLIGVLTTVCAAWRWSLVAGGLGVRLPLATAVAHCYRAVFLNATLPGGVLGDVHRAVRHGRDAGDVSRGIRAVVWERTAGQVVLVGVALVVLAAFPSPVRQYLPAAAALLLAAGLVVVLLARLRPGGGRSRWARGVRTAVADVRAGLLARRTWLGVLVASAVMVAGHLATFLVAARTAGSDAPLTRLLPLTLLALLAMGLPLNVAGFGPREGVAAWVFGAAGLSAAEGVATATVYGALVLVASLPGAAVLLARRARNPTTTREAASGGGC; from the coding sequence ATGCTGTGGGCCTGGGCACGAGTGGTCGGCGGGGTGGGCCTGCTCGCCGTCCTGCTGTGGCAGGTGGGCGGCGGCCCGTTCCTCGACGGCGTACGGCTGATCAACGCGCCGGCGCTGGCCGCGGCCCTGCTCATCGGTGTGCTCACCACTGTCTGCGCGGCCTGGCGGTGGAGCCTCGTCGCCGGTGGCCTCGGCGTCCGGCTGCCGTTGGCGACCGCGGTGGCGCACTGCTACCGGGCGGTGTTCCTCAACGCCACGTTGCCCGGCGGTGTGCTCGGGGACGTGCACCGGGCGGTGCGCCACGGCCGCGACGCCGGCGATGTCAGCCGGGGCATCCGCGCGGTGGTCTGGGAGCGTACGGCCGGTCAGGTGGTCCTGGTGGGTGTCGCGCTCGTGGTGCTCGCGGCGTTCCCGTCCCCGGTGCGGCAGTACCTGCCGGCCGCCGCCGCCCTGCTGCTCGCGGCTGGCCTGGTCGTCGTGCTGCTGGCGCGGCTCCGGCCCGGCGGCGGCCGCTCCCGGTGGGCCCGCGGCGTACGGACCGCCGTGGCGGACGTCCGGGCCGGGCTGTTGGCCCGGCGGACCTGGCTCGGCGTGCTTGTCGCCTCCGCCGTGATGGTCGCGGGTCACCTGGCCACCTTTCTGGTGGCGGCACGGACCGCCGGCTCCGACGCCCCGCTGACGCGGCTGCTGCCCCTGACGCTGCTCGCTCTGCTCGCCATGGGCCTGCCCCTGAACGTGGCCGGCTTCGGACCCCGCGAGGGCGTGGCCGCCTGGGTGTTCGGCGCGGCCGGGCTCAGCGCGGCCGAGGGTGTCGCCACCGCCACCGTCTACGGCGCCCTCGTGCTGGTGGCCAGCCTGCCCGGCGCGGCCGTGCTGCTCGCCCGACGGGCCCGCAATCCCACCACCACTCGGGAAGCCGCATCCGGCGGCGGCTGTTGA
- a CDS encoding class I SAM-dependent methyltransferase, whose translation MPFADWLRLREPVDAAARAEDLVDAVRPRLTGDPILIHDLGSGTGSMSRWLAARLSGPQHWVLHDRDADLLARAADSMAGVTAADGAPVTVDTRCGDLTRLGAADLSDGALVTASALLDMLTAEEVERVVAACVDADRPALFAVSVTGRVRLTPADPLDGEVQEAFNAHQRRTVDGRRLLGPDAPAATAAAFARRGVRVRERPSPWRLGPEQADLAAEWFRGWLGAACEQRPDLVGPARVYAKRRLADAAAGRLGVRVEHRDLLAGG comes from the coding sequence ATGCCGTTCGCCGACTGGCTACGTCTGCGCGAGCCGGTCGACGCGGCGGCCCGCGCCGAGGACCTGGTGGACGCCGTCCGACCCCGGCTGACCGGCGACCCGATTCTGATCCACGATTTGGGCAGCGGCACCGGATCGATGAGTCGCTGGCTGGCGGCCCGGCTCAGTGGTCCGCAGCACTGGGTGCTGCACGACCGGGACGCCGACCTGCTGGCCCGCGCCGCCGACAGCATGGCCGGCGTGACCGCCGCCGACGGAGCGCCGGTCACCGTCGACACCCGCTGCGGCGACCTGACCCGGCTGGGCGCCGCCGACCTGTCCGACGGCGCGCTTGTCACCGCGTCCGCGCTGCTGGACATGTTGACCGCCGAGGAGGTCGAACGGGTGGTGGCCGCCTGCGTCGACGCCGACCGTCCCGCCCTGTTCGCGGTCTCGGTGACCGGCCGGGTCCGGCTCACCCCGGCCGACCCGCTCGACGGCGAGGTCCAGGAGGCGTTCAACGCGCACCAGCGGCGTACCGTCGACGGCCGCCGGCTGCTCGGTCCGGACGCCCCCGCCGCCACCGCCGCCGCGTTCGCCAGGCGGGGCGTGCGCGTGCGGGAGCGGCCCAGCCCGTGGCGGCTCGGCCCGGAGCAGGCCGACCTGGCCGCCGAGTGGTTCCGCGGGTGGCTGGGCGCCGCCTGCGAGCAACGCCCCGACCTGGTCGGCCCGGCCCGGGTGTACGCCAAGCGCCGGCTGGCCGACGCGGCCGCCGGCCGGCTGGGCGTGCGTGTCGAACACCGGGACCTCCTGGCCGGCGGATGA